Proteins found in one Microbacterium sp. LWS13-1.2 genomic segment:
- a CDS encoding prephenate dehydrogenase gives MQGTVRIVGAGLLGASIGHALTARGVDVALDDTSPSQLRLAVDYGAGRPAADSDHPSLVVVAVPPDVTADVIQRELARYPGAVVTDVASVKLEPLRTLRERGVDLTHYIGSHPLAGRERGGAISARADIFVGRPWVVCRDEETPSADLALVEGLALDLGATPLEMSPEDHDRAVALVSHVPQLVASLLAGRFVDAPDGSLRLAGQGVRDTTRIAASAPELWVQILGANAAPVVDVLDLLATDLTAVADALRAPDAPGSRRAVADTIRRGNDGVERLPGKHGQNRRFEQVVVMVDDTPGQLGRLFGELGELAVNVEDLRLEHSPGAQFGLAEISVVPSAVRRAVDGLESRGWKIASTTND, from the coding sequence GTGCAGGGCACGGTGCGGATCGTCGGCGCAGGCCTTCTCGGAGCCAGCATCGGCCACGCGCTGACCGCACGGGGCGTCGACGTGGCCCTCGACGACACCTCGCCATCGCAGCTGCGCCTGGCCGTCGATTACGGGGCGGGCCGGCCTGCCGCCGACTCCGACCATCCGTCCCTCGTCGTCGTCGCGGTGCCGCCCGACGTCACCGCTGACGTCATCCAGCGCGAGCTCGCCCGCTACCCGGGCGCCGTCGTGACGGATGTCGCGAGCGTCAAGCTCGAGCCTCTCCGCACGCTCCGCGAGCGCGGCGTCGACCTCACGCATTACATCGGCTCTCACCCGCTGGCCGGGCGCGAGCGCGGGGGAGCGATCTCGGCGCGCGCCGACATCTTCGTCGGGCGGCCGTGGGTGGTGTGCCGCGACGAGGAGACGCCGTCGGCGGACCTCGCCCTCGTGGAGGGTCTGGCGCTCGATCTCGGCGCGACGCCGCTCGAGATGAGTCCCGAAGACCACGACCGTGCGGTCGCACTCGTCTCGCACGTGCCGCAGCTCGTCGCCAGCCTCCTCGCCGGTCGCTTCGTCGACGCGCCCGACGGGTCGCTGCGCCTCGCGGGCCAGGGCGTGCGCGACACGACCCGCATCGCGGCATCCGCCCCCGAACTGTGGGTGCAGATCCTCGGGGCCAACGCGGCGCCCGTCGTCGACGTGCTCGATCTGCTGGCGACCGACCTGACCGCCGTCGCCGACGCGTTGCGCGCGCCCGACGCCCCCGGCTCGCGCCGCGCCGTCGCCGACACGATCCGTCGCGGCAACGACGGCGTCGAGCGCCTGCCCGGCAAGCACGGCCAGAACCGCCGCTTCGAGCAGGTCGTCGTCATGGTCGACGACACCCCCGGCCAGCTCGGCCGTCTGTTCGGCGAGCTCGGCGAGCTCGCCGTGAACGTGGAAGACCTGCGCCTCGAGCACTCGCCGGGCGCCCAGTTCGGCCTCGCCGAGATCAGCGTCGTCCCGAGCGCCGTGCGCCGAGCCGTCGACGGCCTCGAGTCGCGCGGCTGGAAGATTGCGAGCACCACCAATGACTGA
- a CDS encoding pseudouridine synthase: protein MTGGAAQGPGAESTEGVRLQKVLANAGVASRRVAEDLIVAGRVRVNGEVVTELGSRIDPENDLVDVDGTAVQLDQSKRYVMLNKPTGVVSSMKDDRGRPDLRRFTKDWDERLYNVGRLDAETSGLLVLTNDGELAHVLAHPSFGVTKVYIAKVDGRVTPQTIQRLVRGVELEDGPIAADKARLLSSSAEGGGSLVELTLHSGRNRIVRRMMAAVGHPVVELVRRQFGPLHLGTLPAGRARELTKVERGALLTLARSATSSTPAEDAPDARDGDQSAE from the coding sequence ATGACCGGCGGAGCGGCACAGGGACCGGGCGCGGAGTCCACCGAGGGCGTGCGCCTGCAGAAGGTGCTGGCGAACGCCGGGGTCGCATCGCGGCGGGTCGCCGAGGACCTCATCGTCGCGGGCCGCGTCCGCGTCAACGGCGAGGTCGTCACCGAGCTCGGCTCGCGCATCGACCCCGAGAACGACCTGGTCGACGTCGACGGCACCGCCGTGCAACTCGACCAGTCCAAGCGCTACGTCATGCTCAACAAGCCCACCGGCGTCGTGAGCTCGATGAAGGACGACCGTGGTCGCCCGGACCTCCGCCGTTTCACGAAGGACTGGGACGAGCGGCTCTACAACGTGGGCCGATTGGATGCCGAGACCAGCGGACTGCTCGTCCTCACGAACGACGGCGAGCTGGCGCACGTGCTGGCCCACCCCTCGTTCGGCGTCACCAAGGTGTACATCGCCAAGGTGGACGGACGGGTGACGCCGCAGACCATCCAGAGGCTCGTCCGCGGCGTCGAGCTCGAGGACGGCCCGATCGCCGCCGACAAGGCCCGGCTGCTGTCGTCCTCGGCTGAAGGCGGCGGGTCGCTCGTGGAGCTCACGCTCCATTCGGGCCGCAACCGGATCGTGCGCCGCATGATGGCGGCGGTCGGGCATCCGGTCGTCGAGCTCGTGCGGCGGCAGTTCGGGCCGCTCCACCTGGGAACCCTGCCAGCCGGGCGCGCCCGCGAGTTGACTAAAGTGGAGCGGGGCGCTCTGCTGACTCTCGCGCGCAGTGCGACTTCTTCCACGCCGGCGGAGGACGCGCCCGATGCCCGCGACGGCGATCAGTCCGCGGAGTGA
- the scpB gene encoding SMC-Scp complex subunit ScpB, translating to MTDDAAPNSPITTDVARRLEAILLIVEEPQSLVSLAAAVGAPVPAVRQAIEALVDDYDGKSGGPVRGFELREVGGGWRLYVREELDDLVSEFVGGQAPSRLSQAALETLAVIAYKQPVTRSQVASIRAVNVDSVVRTLLARGLITELFADAETGAINYGTTDALLVHLGINSLDELPHISPLLDGADEVGDSLDEGIRR from the coding sequence ATGACCGATGACGCTGCGCCGAACTCCCCGATCACGACCGACGTCGCGCGGCGGCTCGAGGCGATCCTGCTGATCGTCGAGGAGCCGCAGAGCCTGGTGAGCCTCGCGGCAGCGGTCGGCGCCCCCGTGCCCGCGGTGCGGCAGGCGATCGAGGCGCTCGTCGACGACTACGACGGCAAGTCCGGCGGGCCCGTGCGCGGCTTCGAGCTGCGCGAGGTCGGCGGCGGCTGGCGCCTGTACGTCCGCGAGGAGCTCGACGACCTCGTCAGCGAGTTCGTCGGCGGCCAGGCGCCGTCGCGGCTGTCGCAGGCGGCGCTCGAGACGCTCGCCGTGATCGCCTACAAGCAGCCGGTGACCCGCAGCCAGGTCGCGTCGATCCGCGCGGTGAACGTGGACTCGGTCGTGCGGACGCTGCTGGCGCGCGGGCTCATCACCGAGCTCTTCGCGGATGCCGAGACCGGCGCCATCAACTACGGCACGACCGACGCGCTCCTCGTGCATCTCGGCATCAACTCACTGGACGAGCTTCCGCACATCTCACCGCTGCTGGACGGCGCGGACGAGGTCGGCGACAGCCTGGACGAAGGGATACGTCGATGA
- a CDS encoding ScpA family protein — MALSPDQDSGFRVALANFDGPFDLLLTLISKHELDITEVSLSLVTNDFIAYLRDLGPDEDLDEASEFLVVAATLLDMKVAGLLPQGELVDAESVALLEARDLLFARLLQYRAFKEVSAWFERCLRREGVRHTRSVRLDEKYRQAVPELVWSLSPDDFAALALLAMTPKEIPRIGFDHLHAPLVSIREQAAIVVTLLRDAGSLTFRELIAGVGQPGVVVARFLSVLELYRHAALSFEQLEPLGELTLRWSAQRWSDENLATLGADYDR, encoded by the coding sequence GTGGCGCTGTCGCCTGATCAGGACTCTGGGTTCCGCGTCGCGCTGGCGAACTTCGACGGACCGTTCGACCTGCTGCTGACGCTGATCTCGAAGCACGAGCTCGACATCACCGAGGTGTCGCTCTCGCTCGTGACGAACGACTTCATCGCCTACCTGCGAGATCTGGGTCCCGATGAGGACCTGGACGAAGCGTCCGAGTTCCTCGTCGTCGCCGCGACGCTCCTCGACATGAAGGTCGCCGGGCTCCTGCCCCAGGGGGAGCTGGTGGACGCCGAGTCCGTCGCCCTGCTCGAGGCGCGCGACCTGCTGTTCGCGCGCCTCTTGCAATACCGTGCGTTCAAGGAGGTCTCGGCGTGGTTCGAGCGCTGCCTCCGGCGCGAGGGCGTACGCCACACGCGGTCGGTGCGGCTCGACGAGAAGTACCGGCAGGCGGTGCCGGAGCTGGTCTGGTCGCTGAGCCCCGACGATTTCGCGGCCCTCGCGCTGCTGGCGATGACTCCGAAAGAGATCCCGCGCATCGGGTTCGACCACCTGCATGCGCCGCTGGTCAGCATCCGTGAGCAGGCCGCGATCGTGGTGACGCTGCTGCGGGATGCCGGATCCCTGACGTTCCGCGAGCTCATCGCGGGGGTCGGCCAGCCGGGTGTCGTCGTGGCGCGATTCCTGTCGGTGCTGGAGCTGTACCGCCACGCCGCCCTGTCCTTCGAACAGCTCGAGCCGCTCGGCGAGCTGACCCTCCGCTGGAGCGCGCAGCGCTGGAGCGACGAGAACCTCGCCACCCTGGGAGCCGACTATGACCGATGA
- a CDS encoding ParA family protein gives MADSTAKTRSGKASESEVPIGPTGRPYQGFPTPPKLDGHGPARIIALCNQKGGVGKTTTTINLAAALAGYGRKVLAVDFDPQGALSAGLGIQTHEIPTIYDLLLDGKRDPYDVVVHSRVENLDVIPANIDLSAAEVHLVNEVAREQTLSRALRKVSADYDVVLIDCQPSLGLLTVNALTASHGVVIPLECEFFALRGVAMLIETIDKVRDRLNPTIALDGVLATMYDSRTLHSREVLERVVDAFGDDVLETVIGRTVKFPDASVSGMPITEFAPEHAAAQAYLRLARELVARGAVA, from the coding sequence GTGGCTGACAGCACGGCGAAGACCAGATCGGGGAAGGCCTCGGAGTCCGAGGTTCCCATCGGGCCTACCGGGCGTCCCTACCAGGGCTTCCCCACTCCGCCGAAGCTCGACGGCCACGGTCCTGCTCGCATCATCGCCCTCTGCAACCAGAAGGGCGGCGTCGGCAAGACGACGACCACCATCAACCTCGCCGCCGCGCTCGCCGGCTACGGTCGCAAGGTGCTCGCGGTCGACTTCGACCCGCAGGGTGCACTGTCGGCCGGTCTCGGCATCCAGACGCACGAGATCCCGACGATCTACGACCTGCTTCTCGACGGCAAGCGCGACCCGTACGACGTCGTCGTCCACTCGCGCGTCGAGAACCTCGACGTCATCCCGGCCAACATCGACCTGTCGGCCGCCGAGGTCCACCTCGTCAACGAGGTCGCGCGCGAGCAGACGCTGTCGCGCGCGCTGCGCAAGGTGTCCGCCGACTACGACGTCGTGCTCATCGACTGCCAGCCGTCGCTGGGTCTGCTGACCGTCAACGCGCTGACCGCCAGCCACGGCGTGGTGATCCCGCTCGAGTGCGAGTTCTTCGCCCTGCGCGGCGTCGCGATGCTGATCGAGACGATCGACAAGGTTCGGGACCGCCTCAACCCGACGATCGCCCTCGACGGCGTGCTCGCGACGATGTACGACTCGCGCACGCTGCACTCGCGCGAGGTGCTCGAGCGCGTGGTCGACGCGTTCGGCGACGACGTCCTCGAGACGGTCATCGGCCGTACCGTCAAGTTCCCGGATGCCTCGGTGTCAGGCATGCCGATCACCGAATTCGCGCCGGAGCACGCTGCCGCGCAGGCCTACCTGCGGCTGGCGCGAGAGCTGGTCGCCCGTGGCGCTGTCGCCTGA
- a CDS encoding septum formation family protein, with amino-acid sequence MNNKRARISLAAVVVAAAVSLSGCSIVDQLLPSSQPVRDAETGEVSEAVDNADVFAIRVGDCLNTANMDTTEEVSDVPVVPCDEPHDDEVYYSYSLADGDYPGEDAIIADADTTCIAEFATFIGLAYESSTLDYWPMYPTTGSWESGDREVLCIAWDPAGAQLTGTLAGAAR; translated from the coding sequence ATGAACAACAAACGTGCTCGCATCTCGCTGGCTGCCGTCGTCGTGGCGGCCGCGGTCTCGCTCAGCGGCTGCTCGATCGTCGACCAGCTCCTGCCGTCGTCGCAGCCGGTCCGCGACGCCGAGACCGGCGAGGTGAGCGAGGCGGTCGACAATGCGGACGTGTTCGCCATCCGCGTCGGCGACTGCCTCAACACCGCGAACATGGACACGACCGAAGAGGTGAGCGACGTGCCCGTCGTTCCGTGCGACGAGCCGCACGACGACGAGGTGTACTACTCGTACTCGCTGGCCGACGGCGACTACCCGGGCGAGGACGCGATCATCGCGGATGCCGACACCACCTGCATCGCGGAGTTCGCGACGTTCATCGGCCTGGCGTACGAGTCGTCCACGCTCGACTACTGGCCGATGTACCCGACCACAGGGTCGTGGGAGAGCGGCGACCGCGAGGTGCTGTGCATCGCGTGGGATCCGGCCGGCGCCCAGCTGACCGGCACCCTCGCCGGCGCCGCACGCTGA
- the xerD gene encoding site-specific tyrosine recombinase XerD, with protein sequence MRIDRAVDAYLRHVAIERGLSENTVAAYRRDLSGYAQWLREQGIDDTAAVTSVTLASFVADRAAGQSPIAASSLARLQSSVRGLHRFLAREGIEPADPSMNLRPPKQARRLPKALTIEQVESLLDASGPAPSTDADVAGAAGGAPGDLLATRDRALLELLYATGARVSEIVQLDVDDVAHGDVLRVRGKGSKERIVPVGSYARAAVDAYLTRARPELSLRGRATPKLFLGARGAPLSRQSAWLIIQSAAERAHLTAHVSPHTLRHSFATHLLQGGADVRVVQELLGHASVATTQIYTYVSVDALRDVYATSHPRAR encoded by the coding sequence ATGAGAATCGATCGCGCGGTCGACGCCTACCTGCGCCATGTCGCCATCGAGCGCGGCCTGTCGGAGAACACCGTCGCGGCATACCGGCGCGATCTCTCGGGCTATGCGCAGTGGCTGCGCGAGCAGGGCATCGACGACACGGCCGCGGTCACCTCGGTGACGCTCGCCAGCTTCGTCGCCGACAGGGCGGCCGGGCAGTCCCCGATCGCGGCATCGTCGCTGGCGCGCCTGCAGTCGTCGGTGCGGGGGCTGCACCGCTTCCTCGCGCGGGAGGGCATCGAGCCGGCCGATCCGTCGATGAACCTGCGTCCGCCGAAGCAGGCGCGACGGCTTCCGAAGGCGCTCACCATCGAGCAGGTCGAGTCGCTGCTGGATGCCTCGGGCCCGGCGCCATCGACCGACGCCGACGTGGCGGGCGCCGCGGGCGGGGCGCCGGGGGATCTGCTCGCGACGCGGGATCGCGCCCTCCTGGAGCTGCTGTACGCGACGGGGGCGCGGGTGTCGGAGATCGTGCAGCTCGACGTCGACGACGTCGCGCACGGAGACGTGCTGCGTGTGCGCGGCAAGGGCTCGAAGGAGCGGATCGTCCCGGTCGGCTCGTACGCTCGCGCGGCCGTCGATGCCTATCTCACACGCGCCCGCCCCGAGCTGTCGCTGCGCGGACGCGCGACGCCGAAGCTGTTCCTCGGAGCGCGAGGAGCTCCGCTGTCGCGCCAGAGCGCCTGGCTGATCATCCAGTCCGCTGCCGAGCGCGCGCACCTCACCGCGCACGTCTCGCCGCACACCCTGCGGCATTCGTTCGCCACCCATCTGCTGCAGGGCGGTGCCGACGTCCGCGTCGTGCAGGAGCTCCTCGGTCATGCCTCCGTGGCGACGACGCAGATCTACACCTACGTGTCGGTCGACGCGCTGCGCGACGTCTACGCCACGTCGCATCCGCGGGCACGTTAA
- a CDS encoding NUDIX hydrolase: MPQPGAPARPTAALLADEPVDAAVLESELVYEGRVWDVRSDTVAYGDGQIVRQYVDHPGAAAVVAVEDGRVLLIQQYRHPIRLRDWEIPAGLLDIAGESPLETARRELAEEADLVASSWEPLVSIFTTPGGNDEIVHLFLARDLAPADDVHAREDEEADIRLEWVPLADAVAGIFAGRLRNGILAVGVLAAAERLRGAKEDPGA, translated from the coding sequence ATGCCGCAGCCCGGCGCTCCCGCGAGGCCCACGGCGGCGCTTCTCGCGGACGAGCCCGTCGACGCCGCGGTCCTCGAGAGCGAGCTGGTCTACGAGGGCCGCGTGTGGGACGTGCGCAGCGACACCGTCGCGTATGGCGACGGGCAGATCGTGCGCCAGTACGTCGACCATCCGGGGGCTGCCGCCGTCGTCGCTGTCGAGGACGGCCGGGTGCTGCTGATCCAGCAGTACCGGCATCCGATCCGCCTGCGCGATTGGGAGATCCCGGCGGGGCTGCTCGACATCGCGGGGGAGTCGCCCCTCGAGACCGCACGTCGCGAGCTCGCGGAGGAGGCAGACCTGGTCGCCTCGTCGTGGGAGCCGCTGGTGAGCATCTTCACGACCCCCGGCGGGAACGACGAGATCGTCCACCTGTTCCTCGCCCGCGACCTGGCGCCCGCCGACGACGTGCACGCGCGCGAGGACGAGGAGGCCGACATCCGCCTCGAGTGGGTGCCGCTCGCCGACGCCGTGGCCGGCATCTTCGCCGGACGGCTGCGCAACGGCATCCTCGCCGTCGGCGTCCTGGCCGCCGCGGAGCGGCTCCGCGGCGCGAAGGAGGACCCGGGCGCGTGA
- a CDS encoding CTP synthase translates to MQTSGSSRGDSSNDTTKHIFVTGGVVSSLGKGLTAASLGNLLTARGLHVVMQKLDPYLNVDPGTMNPFQHGEVFVTDDGAETDLDIGHYERFLDIELSQAANVTTGQIYSQVIAKERRGEYLGDTVQVIPHITDEIKRRMRLQADAAPKPDVIITEIGGTVGDIESQPFIESARQIRHELGRSNVFFVHVSLVPFMGASGEQKTKPTQHSVAALRSIGIQPDALVLRSDRPVTEANKRKIALMCDVDEDAVVNNIDAASIYDIPSMLNEQGLDEYIVRFLGLSRAADVDWSRWQRVLSAVHNPKHEVTIGLVGKYIDLPDAYLSVTEALKAGGFAQETHVNIRWIPSDECETPEGAAKALAPLDGIVIPGGFGIRGIEGKIGALKFAREQGIPTLGICLGLQCIVIEYARHVAGIADASSSEFDPDTEHPVIATMEEQVDILDHGDLGGTMRLGLYPADLTEGSIAAEVYGATRASERHRHRYEVNNRYRDRIAEAGLVFSGINPDLDLVEYVELPRDVHPYYIATQAHPELRSRPTDANPLFRGLVGAALERHRASELFEVEPFDELAGR, encoded by the coding sequence ATGCAGACTTCTGGTTCTTCCCGCGGCGACAGTTCGAACGACACCACCAAGCACATCTTCGTGACGGGTGGTGTCGTTTCCTCTTTGGGCAAGGGCCTCACCGCCGCGAGCCTCGGGAACCTCCTCACGGCGCGCGGCCTGCACGTCGTGATGCAGAAGCTCGACCCGTACCTGAACGTGGATCCGGGCACGATGAACCCGTTCCAGCACGGCGAGGTCTTCGTGACCGACGACGGCGCCGAGACCGATCTCGACATCGGCCACTACGAGCGCTTCCTCGACATCGAGCTGAGCCAGGCGGCGAACGTCACGACGGGCCAGATCTACTCGCAGGTGATCGCGAAGGAGCGCCGCGGCGAGTATCTCGGCGACACCGTGCAGGTGATCCCGCACATCACCGACGAGATCAAGCGCCGCATGCGTCTGCAGGCGGACGCGGCGCCCAAGCCCGACGTCATCATCACCGAGATCGGCGGCACCGTCGGCGACATCGAGTCGCAGCCGTTCATCGAGTCGGCCCGTCAGATCCGTCATGAGCTCGGCCGTAGCAATGTCTTCTTCGTGCATGTGTCGCTCGTCCCGTTCATGGGCGCGTCCGGCGAGCAGAAGACCAAGCCCACCCAGCACTCGGTGGCGGCGCTGCGCTCCATCGGCATCCAGCCCGACGCGCTCGTGCTCCGCAGCGACCGACCTGTGACCGAGGCCAACAAGCGCAAGATCGCGCTGATGTGCGACGTCGACGAGGACGCGGTCGTCAATAACATCGATGCGGCAAGCATCTACGACATCCCGTCGATGCTGAACGAGCAGGGCCTCGACGAGTACATCGTCCGCTTCCTCGGGCTGTCGCGGGCGGCCGACGTTGACTGGTCGCGCTGGCAGCGCGTCCTGAGCGCCGTGCACAATCCGAAGCACGAGGTCACGATCGGCCTGGTCGGCAAGTACATCGATCTGCCGGACGCCTACCTCTCGGTGACCGAGGCGCTCAAGGCGGGCGGGTTCGCGCAGGAGACGCACGTCAACATCCGCTGGATCCCGTCCGACGAGTGCGAGACGCCGGAGGGGGCGGCCAAGGCGCTCGCGCCGCTCGACGGCATCGTGATCCCGGGCGGGTTCGGCATCCGCGGCATCGAGGGCAAGATCGGCGCGCTCAAGTTCGCGCGCGAGCAGGGCATCCCGACGCTCGGCATCTGCCTCGGCCTGCAGTGCATCGTCATCGAGTACGCGCGTCACGTCGCCGGCATCGCCGACGCGTCGTCGAGCGAGTTCGACCCCGACACCGAGCACCCGGTGATCGCGACGATGGAGGAGCAGGTCGACATCCTCGACCACGGCGACCTCGGCGGCACGATGCGCCTCGGCCTCTACCCGGCCGACCTTACCGAGGGCTCCATCGCGGCCGAGGTGTACGGCGCGACCCGCGCCTCCGAGCGCCACCGCCACCGCTACGAGGTCAACAACCGCTACCGCGACCGCATCGCCGAGGCCGGGCTGGTGTTCTCGGGCATCAACCCCGACCTCGACCTCGTCGAGTACGTCGAGCTGCCGCGCGACGTCCACCCGTACTACATCGCGACGCAGGCGCACCCCGAGCTGCGCTCGCGTCCCACCGACGCCAACCCGCTGTTCCGCGGACTGGTGGGCGCGGCGCTCGAGCGTCATCGCGCGAGCGAGCTGTTCGAGGTGGAGCCGTTCGATGAGCTCGCGGGGCGGTGA
- the recN gene encoding DNA repair protein RecN produces the protein MIEEMRLRDLGVIAEATLPIGAGFTAITGETGAGKTMVVTGLGLLLGQRADSGAVRAGASQATVDGVWIVPEDGPVAARVREAGGDVEPIGGGRAELYIGRSISSEGRGRASVGGRAAPAGVLADLADELVVVHGQSDQLRLRSASAQRDALDRFGGEAVHTARGRYRRAFEHWRAIDRELSQLTDERDARAREAQDLRAQLAEIEQAAPQPGEDTELAARAERLANAEELRVAAATAHDGLSGEGDEPDAAALLAESRRVLERVHDPVLEELAGQLADLGYRVADVAAALAGYLADLDESGPHELAAVEERRAVLAGLVRAHGTLDAAIELLDTGSSRLAELDDDSDRIERLTEERDAAAAALDETAAVLTAARTEAASRLGSAVTAELRALAMPDARLEVAVTAGAETASGRDDVSILLAPHPGAEPRAVSRGASGGELSRVMLAIEVVIAAVDPVPTFVFDEVDAGIGGAAAIEVGRRLARLSESSQVIAVTHLAQVAAFAANHLTVVKANDGLVTASDVRRLEGADREAEMARLLSGMPDSDAALTHARELLSLRTEVD, from the coding sequence GTGATCGAGGAGATGCGCCTGCGCGACCTCGGCGTGATCGCCGAGGCGACGCTGCCCATCGGCGCCGGCTTCACCGCGATCACGGGGGAGACCGGCGCGGGCAAGACGATGGTCGTCACCGGCCTGGGTCTGCTGCTCGGCCAGCGGGCCGACTCCGGCGCCGTGCGTGCCGGCGCCTCGCAGGCCACGGTCGACGGCGTATGGATCGTGCCCGAGGACGGACCGGTCGCCGCACGCGTGCGCGAGGCGGGCGGCGACGTTGAGCCCATCGGCGGCGGCCGCGCCGAGCTCTACATCGGCCGCTCGATCTCGAGCGAGGGGCGCGGCCGGGCCTCCGTCGGCGGACGCGCGGCGCCGGCCGGGGTGCTCGCCGACCTCGCCGACGAGCTCGTGGTGGTGCACGGGCAGTCCGACCAGCTGCGCCTGCGTTCGGCGTCGGCGCAGCGCGACGCGCTCGACAGGTTCGGCGGCGAGGCGGTCCACACCGCGCGAGGCAGGTACCGACGGGCGTTCGAGCACTGGCGCGCGATCGATCGCGAGCTGTCGCAACTCACTGACGAGCGCGATGCGCGTGCCCGTGAAGCCCAGGACCTGCGGGCGCAGCTGGCCGAGATCGAGCAGGCGGCCCCGCAGCCGGGTGAGGACACCGAGCTCGCCGCGCGCGCCGAGCGGCTGGCGAACGCCGAAGAGCTGCGGGTCGCCGCCGCGACCGCGCACGACGGCCTCTCGGGCGAGGGCGACGAGCCCGACGCCGCCGCGCTGCTGGCCGAGTCCCGCCGCGTTCTCGAGCGCGTGCACGATCCGGTGCTCGAAGAGCTCGCGGGTCAGCTGGCCGACCTCGGCTATCGCGTCGCCGACGTCGCCGCCGCACTCGCCGGCTATCTCGCCGACCTCGACGAGTCCGGCCCGCACGAGCTCGCCGCCGTCGAGGAGCGTCGCGCGGTGCTGGCGGGGCTCGTCCGCGCGCACGGCACGCTCGACGCCGCGATCGAGCTGCTCGACACCGGCTCCTCGCGCCTGGCAGAGCTGGACGACGACTCCGATCGGATCGAACGGCTGACCGAGGAGCGGGATGCCGCGGCCGCCGCTCTCGACGAGACCGCCGCCGTGCTCACCGCCGCGAGAACCGAGGCGGCGTCGCGTCTGGGTTCCGCCGTCACGGCCGAGCTGCGTGCCCTCGCGATGCCCGATGCCCGCCTCGAGGTCGCGGTCACCGCCGGCGCCGAGACGGCGTCGGGGCGCGACGACGTTTCGATCTTGCTGGCCCCGCACCCGGGTGCCGAGCCGCGCGCGGTCTCGCGCGGTGCGAGCGGCGGAGAGCTGAGCCGCGTCATGCTCGCCATCGAGGTCGTGATCGCCGCTGTCGACCCGGTGCCGACGTTCGTCTTCGACGAGGTGGATGCCGGCATCGGCGGCGCCGCGGCGATCGAGGTGGGCCGGCGTCTGGCCCGCCTGTCGGAGTCCTCGCAGGTGATCGCGGTCACCCATCTCGCACAGGTCGCGGCGTTCGCCGCCAACCATCTGACCGTCGTGAAGGCGAACGACGGCTTGGTGACGGCATCCGATGTCCGTCGCCTGGAAGGAGCCGACCGCGAGGCCGAGATGGCCCGCCTGCTGTCGGGCATGCCCGACTCGGATGCCGCCCTGACCCATGCGCGCGAGTTGCTGAGCTTGCGCACCGAAGTCGACTGA
- a CDS encoding NAD kinase: MNNADAPHDTQAHTQTERSILVVAHAHRAETVTAAERVVDALRAAGARPVFAPDDAEELLAAGSTLGDVALLGRDVPVGEVELAIVLGGDGTILRAAELVRDGRAPVLGINMGHVGFLAETERDDMDEAVRRVIAREYEVEERMALQVRVKDTVDSVIYETWALNEATVEKASRERMLEVVVEIDGRPLSTFGCDGMVVSTPTGSTAYNFSAGGPVIWPTVEAIAVVPLSAHALFAKPLVVGPEHSVAIEVLERTNGTGILWCDGRRSHDLPPGARVVVRRSERPVRLARLHPAQFTDRLVRKFRLPVEGWRGPAAIAGVLPVSSEVAP; the protein is encoded by the coding sequence ATGAACAACGCCGACGCACCGCACGACACGCAGGCTCACACGCAGACCGAGCGCAGCATCCTGGTGGTGGCGCACGCGCATCGTGCCGAGACGGTCACCGCCGCCGAGCGGGTCGTCGACGCACTGCGCGCGGCGGGTGCCCGGCCGGTGTTCGCTCCCGACGACGCGGAGGAGCTGCTGGCTGCGGGTTCCACGCTCGGCGATGTGGCGCTGCTCGGACGCGATGTGCCGGTCGGCGAGGTGGAGCTCGCGATCGTGCTGGGTGGTGACGGCACCATCCTGCGCGCCGCGGAGCTGGTGCGAGACGGACGCGCGCCCGTGCTGGGCATCAACATGGGCCACGTCGGCTTCCTCGCCGAGACCGAGCGCGACGACATGGACGAGGCCGTCCGCCGCGTCATCGCCCGCGAGTACGAGGTCGAGGAGCGCATGGCGCTACAGGTGCGGGTGAAGGACACCGTCGACTCCGTGATCTACGAGACGTGGGCGCTCAACGAGGCGACGGTCGAGAAGGCCAGCCGCGAGCGCATGCTCGAGGTGGTGGTCGAGATCGACGGGCGTCCGCTGTCGACGTTCGGCTGCGACGGCATGGTCGTGTCGACGCCCACCGGGTCGACCGCCTACAACTTCTCCGCGGGCGGTCCGGTCATCTGGCCGACCGTCGAGGCGATCGCCGTGGTGCCGCTGTCGGCGCATGCGCTCTTCGCCAAGCCGCTCGTGGTGGGACCGGAGCATTCGGTGGCGATCGAGGTGCTCGAGCGCACGAACGGCACGGGCATCCTGTGGTGCGACGGCCGGCGGTCGCACGACCTGCCGCCCGGCGCCCGCGTCGTCGTGCGTCGCTCGGAGCGTCCGGTGCGCCTGGCGCGCCTGCATCCCGCACAGTTCACGGATCGCCTCGTGCGCAAGTTCCGCCTTCCGGTCGAGGGCTGGCGCGGCCCGGCCGCGATCGCCGGCGTCCTGCCCGTCTCATCCGAGGTCGCACCGTGA